AAAATAATAAGATAGGATTCTTTTCTGAATTATTAAGATAGTCGCAAGAAAGTAATAAGATGAAGGCCAGAAAAAGTCGGACAAAAGCACAGATTAGCTATAACATGTCGAGGATTCGGTCTAAGAATACTTCGATTGAAAAACTCTTTACTTCGGCTCTCAGAAAAGCAAAGGTTAAATTTAAACGCAACAACAAGAAGTTCTTCGGTAATCCCGATTTTATAATCGCGGACAGGAAAATAGCAATTTTTTGCGATAGCGCTTTCTGGCATGGTTATAAGCATATGCGTACCGAGCGTCATAACTTCAAGAGACGAAAAATATTTTGGCTCAATAAGATATCCAATAATATAAAGCGAGACAAAGATGTTAATAAAATTCTCAGGAAAGAAGGATGGAGAGTGTTAAGATTTTGGGATTTTCAGATAAAAAAGGATATAAAAAAATGTCTGGAGAAAATATTTCTGGAAATAGGAAGAAAGTAATTGCGCTGGACTTTTTCTGCGGCTGCGGAGGCGTAACTAACGGACTTAGAAAAGCGGGCATAGAAGTTATAGCTGGGTTTGATATCGATCCGGAAGTGAGATACGCATATGAAGAGAACAACAGCGGTTCGGTCTTTTTTAATATTGATATATCAAAGACCGGGGAAAATGTGAAAGCTATCAATAAAATACTGGAATCAAGAAGAAGAGACGCGTTGATTTTTAGTGCCTGTGCACCTTGCCAGCCGTTTAGTTTACATAACAGAAATCATAAATGGGATTATAGAAAGAGCTTAATGATAGAATTTATTAAAGTCATAAAGAGACTTCCTATAAAGAATCGACCCGAAGTAATTTTATTTGAAAATGTAGGTACAATGAGAAAACGGGGAGAGAGAGTTTTGAATATCGTTATTGAGCAGTTTGAAAAGATGGGTTTTGCAATATTAGGCCCAAGAATTATCAATGTAGCCGATTTCGGAGTACCCCAAAGCCGCAAGCGTTTAATATTTGTGGCCGTCAAGAATTGTTTCTTGCGACACAATGACCGCTTTAACTGGGATTATTTTGATGACAAATTTAAGGAAGAAAAAGTAAGCGTTAAAGATGCGATTTCCCATTTACCCGTTATCCCTCACGGTCATAGGTTAAATAGACAAGATCCTCTTCATGTGACGAGGGCATTATCTTCTGTAAATTTACAAAGAATCAGACAGATTACTAGACCAGGGCAAGGGCGAGAGATGTGGGACAAGAAATACAATCTGGAATGCTATAAGAAACACGACGGTCATAAAGATGTATATGGAAGAATGTCTTGGGACGGACAAGCCCCTACGTTGACTTGCAGATGTATAAGTATATCAAACGGCAGATTCGGACATCCCGAACAGGATCGGGCAATAAGCTTACGCGAAGCTGCTATTTTACAGACTTTGGATTGTTATAAATTTAAAGAACCTATTCTTCTCAACAGGGTTGCGCAGCAGATAGGAAATGCCGTTCCGCCTAAATTGGCTACAAAAATAGGGAAGTTTGTTTTAGAAATTATTTAATAACGCATGCAGGTAAATGAATAACGACGATTTATTTGATTTTATGATTGAGGGTGGAGATGAATTACTGAATAGCGAATTATGTCCAGAGTGCGGGGATGCGATTTATCTCGATCAAGATATTGAATGGGTAAATGAACGAGAGGGGATTTGTATTTGTCCACATTGCGGAAAGAAGGTAAAGATTCATCCATAAAATTGGAGGTTCAAAGATGGCCGAAGGCGGATTTTTAGTTAAGTTTGACGGAAAAGAAATCACGCGTTGCTATGCGGTGGCATTTGATTATGACGAATGGCAATATACGATTAATAATACTGAAAAGCGGGAGTTGCCGCTTGTAAGAAATATAAGCATTGAAGTAGAGGAAAGATAATTATTCCGACTCAAAATGGGTATTGCAAAATCTACTGCAAGATATAAATATATTGAACGGCTATATAGAGAATTGCGTACTTC
Above is a window of Patescibacteria group bacterium DNA encoding:
- a CDS encoding DNA cytosine methyltransferase, whose protein sequence is MESVKILGFSDKKGYKKMSGENISGNRKKVIALDFFCGCGGVTNGLRKAGIEVIAGFDIDPEVRYAYEENNSGSVFFNIDISKTGENVKAINKILESRRRDALIFSACAPCQPFSLHNRNHKWDYRKSLMIEFIKVIKRLPIKNRPEVILFENVGTMRKRGERVLNIVIEQFEKMGFAILGPRIINVADFGVPQSRKRLIFVAVKNCFLRHNDRFNWDYFDDKFKEEKVSVKDAISHLPVIPHGHRLNRQDPLHVTRALSSVNLQRIRQITRPGQGREMWDKKYNLECYKKHDGHKDVYGRMSWDGQAPTLTCRCISISNGRFGHPEQDRAISLREAAILQTLDCYKFKEPILLNRVAQQIGNAVPPKLATKIGKFVLEII